A single genomic interval of Chloroflexota bacterium harbors:
- a CDS encoding ABC transporter substrate-binding protein translates to MTRTARVAILLLTSLLLSCTASAPSAGRPSENAPSGGETSRQRTLVVALRLEPKGLALRPPTEEVSNVDHRRIFNADIANVDEQAVPRPYLVEALPEINSDTWKVFPDGRMETTYRLRPNLTWHDGAPLTAGDFVFGWRVYAKPDVGLASQPPFNAISEVEATDDRTFVVRWKQLYPDAAHMTGRDRNLPALPRHLLEESFNSQSVEDFVDNRYWTHGFVGLGPYRVTSWEPGAYLEAAAFDGHATGRPKIDRMKLVFISDPDTVLANMLSGDVDLASATALRIPQSLSLQQQWQGRQGGSVFYQVFVWHGVIVQFLPGLTTPRSLTDVRVRRALAHSIDKPGINEAIFAGIATEADFFLPPNSQWGPDVQRGVVKHDLDVRLADQLMREAGYEKGPDGIYSSPTDGPFAMELRAGTNDGNEAAILAKNWETAGFKADQRIIPPAQAFDLATKFGYPGVAITTIPATERTVESPVPGNIPTPDNGWRGGSQLSWTDPTYTDLVNQFISTLDRDQRGQQMTQMAHVFGENLPAISLVFPPNVWAAAAGLKGPHEEPPETNVYWNIETWVLQ, encoded by the coding sequence ATGACCAGAACCGCGCGGGTGGCAATCCTACTCCTCACCTCCCTGCTTCTCTCCTGCACGGCCAGCGCGCCGAGCGCCGGACGGCCGAGTGAGAACGCGCCGTCAGGTGGAGAGACGTCCCGGCAACGAACGCTTGTCGTGGCCCTACGCCTCGAGCCGAAAGGGCTCGCGCTCCGGCCGCCGACCGAGGAGGTCTCCAACGTCGACCATCGGCGCATCTTCAATGCCGACATCGCCAACGTCGATGAGCAGGCCGTCCCGCGCCCCTACCTCGTAGAGGCGCTGCCCGAGATCAACTCCGACACGTGGAAGGTGTTTCCGGACGGCCGCATGGAGACAACATACCGCCTCCGCCCGAACTTGACGTGGCACGACGGTGCGCCACTCACCGCTGGCGACTTCGTTTTTGGATGGCGGGTGTACGCGAAACCGGATGTCGGCCTGGCGTCACAGCCCCCCTTCAACGCCATCAGCGAAGTAGAGGCGACCGACGACCGCACATTCGTTGTTCGATGGAAACAGCTCTATCCGGATGCGGCCCACATGACGGGTCGCGACCGAAACCTCCCCGCGCTGCCGCGGCACCTCCTCGAAGAATCGTTCAACAGCCAGTCCGTGGAGGACTTCGTCGACAATCGGTATTGGACGCACGGGTTCGTCGGCCTCGGCCCATATCGCGTCACGAGCTGGGAGCCGGGGGCATATTTGGAGGCCGCCGCCTTCGACGGCCATGCCACCGGGCGCCCCAAGATCGATCGCATGAAGCTGGTCTTCATTTCAGACCCAGATACCGTCCTCGCCAATATGCTGAGCGGGGACGTCGACCTCGCCTCGGCCACCGCGCTGCGGATACCCCAATCGCTCTCCCTTCAACAGCAATGGCAGGGGCGCCAGGGCGGAAGCGTGTTCTATCAGGTTTTCGTCTGGCACGGGGTGATCGTCCAATTTCTCCCTGGCCTTACCACGCCACGCTCCCTCACCGATGTTCGCGTTCGGCGCGCTCTCGCGCATAGCATCGACAAACCCGGAATCAACGAGGCGATCTTCGCCGGAATCGCGACGGAGGCCGACTTCTTCTTACCCCCCAATAGCCAGTGGGGGCCGGACGTGCAGCGCGGCGTCGTCAAGCACGACCTTGACGTGCGACTCGCCGACCAGCTCATGCGTGAGGCCGGCTACGAGAAGGGACCCGACGGCATCTACTCCAGCCCGACGGACGGCCCTTTCGCCATGGAGCTGCGCGCCGGGACCAACGACGGGAACGAGGCGGCCATCCTCGCCAAGAACTGGGAGACCGCGGGCTTCAAAGCCGATCAGCGCATCATCCCGCCGGCCCAGGCATTCGACCTCGCGACGAAATTCGGGTACCCGGGTGTAGCGATCACGACCATTCCCGCCACCGAACGAACGGTCGAATCGCCGGTCCCGGGGAACATCCCGACGCCCGACAATGGCTGGCGGGGCGGCTCGCAACTGAGCTGGACGGATCCCACATACACCGATCTCGTCAACCAGTTCATTTCGACCCTCGACCGTGACCAGCGCGGGCAGCAGATGACGCAGATGGCGCACGTCTTTGGCGAAAACCTCCCCGCGATCTCGCTCGTCTTCCCACCCAACGTCTGGGCCGCGGCGGCGGGGCTCAAAGGACCGCACGAAGAGCCGCCCGAGACAAACGTGTACTGGAACATCGAGACTTGGGTCCTCCAGTAG
- a CDS encoding VOC family protein, whose protein sequence is MPRPGQLSHVMLEVADLARSEQFFKEAVGLVHVGRDLWNEDRPNSTFQTSAGQYLVLVEVPEVKRDGPGVHTDFLLTIEDYHRVVDRLRETGCLKGDFRGDLGQRSVGEISQYFVDPDGHQLQVTAFSAESFQVPAAGLGKMVAGKIEDFPVGSITHIKDGKFFIVRLEDGILALNHTCTHMQCNLVYQPEHYRFYCACHYNKFTRKGEHIGHTPGVPPLMAYAVEIQDGQVIVDTDRNIARSPAEAKRMVPVPAAT, encoded by the coding sequence ATGCCACGACCGGGCCAGCTCAGTCACGTGATGCTGGAAGTCGCCGACCTGGCGCGCTCGGAGCAGTTTTTCAAGGAAGCCGTCGGCCTCGTGCACGTTGGTCGGGACCTCTGGAACGAGGATCGGCCGAACAGCACGTTTCAGACCAGTGCCGGCCAGTACCTCGTCCTCGTCGAGGTTCCCGAGGTCAAGCGCGACGGGCCCGGCGTGCACACGGATTTCCTGCTCACCATCGAGGACTACCATCGCGTCGTCGACCGACTTCGAGAGACGGGGTGCTTGAAGGGCGACTTTCGAGGCGACCTCGGGCAGCGGTCCGTCGGAGAGATCAGCCAGTACTTCGTCGACCCCGATGGCCATCAGCTCCAGGTGACGGCCTTTTCTGCGGAATCGTTCCAGGTGCCGGCGGCAGGTCTCGGCAAGATGGTCGCGGGCAAGATCGAGGATTTTCCGGTCGGCTCCATCACGCACATCAAAGACGGTAAATTCTTCATTGTGCGCCTGGAGGACGGTATCCTGGCCCTGAACCACACCTGTACGCATATGCAGTGCAACCTCGTATATCAACCGGAGCACTACCGCTTTTATTGCGCGTGCCACTACAACAAATTCACGAGAAAGGGCGAGCACATCGGGCACACCCCCGGCGTTCCGCCTCTCATGGCATATGCCGTCGAGATTCAGGACGGACAGGTTATCGTCGATACGGACCGTAACATCGCGCGGTCGCCCGCGGAAGCGAAAAGGATGGTCCCAGTTCCGGCCGCAACCTGA
- a CDS encoding class I SAM-dependent methyltransferase, which translates to MREQVSPGGDLTLRAGHHWKEADRVADYVEQNDRDAQQMAEVFGIATGLLPFEASRPLRVLDVGCGHGVFAAAVLDAFPQATAIGLDVSRAMMDVGRERMARYGERFAYFEGDFADGRLPIELAGPLDLVVSSRAIHHITPDAKRLLFGEIFARLAPGGCFVDVDNMRPRDEFLRSRYAQVDPARPRYGNRAQTPRTGGSREHPDPVAEQLAILREVGFEHVDCFWKRLGRALIGGFKPAEGAPGPSGRL; encoded by the coding sequence ATGCGCGAGCAGGTGTCGCCTGGCGGCGACCTCACATTGCGGGCTGGCCATCACTGGAAAGAGGCGGATCGGGTCGCCGACTACGTCGAGCAAAACGACCGTGACGCACAACAGATGGCGGAAGTGTTCGGCATCGCGACAGGGCTCCTGCCCTTCGAGGCCAGTCGCCCACTGCGCGTGTTGGACGTTGGATGCGGCCATGGGGTGTTTGCCGCCGCGGTCCTGGACGCGTTTCCGCAGGCAACGGCGATCGGGCTCGACGTCTCTCGGGCGATGATGGACGTGGGCCGCGAGCGAATGGCCCGCTACGGCGAGCGGTTTGCCTACTTCGAGGGCGATTTCGCCGACGGCCGACTCCCGATCGAGCTGGCAGGCCCGCTCGACCTCGTCGTGTCGTCGCGCGCCATTCACCACATCACGCCGGACGCGAAGCGGTTGCTCTTCGGCGAAATCTTCGCGCGGCTCGCGCCCGGTGGGTGCTTCGTCGACGTGGACAATATGCGCCCGCGCGACGAGTTCCTGCGGTCTCGCTATGCTCAGGTCGATCCGGCTCGGCCACGCTACGGGAACCGAGCGCAAACGCCCAGAACGGGCGGAAGCCGCGAGCACCCGGATCCGGTCGCCGAGCAGCTGGCAATTTTGCGCGAGGTGGGGTTCGAGCACGTGGACTGCTTCTGGAAGCGACTCGGGCGCGCGTTGATCGGTGGGTTCAAACCCGCGGAGGGGGCGCCGGGGCCTTCAGGCCGTCTGTAG
- a CDS encoding tripartite tricarboxylate transporter substrate-binding protein gives MTRQRSIALALAASMLALASCSRSQTPASSSARSSNPAAAEPAVADFYRGKTVRLIVGFSPGGGYDTYTRLIARYLGTYIPGNPNVIVENLPGAGSIIAANQTYNSLPKDGTVVANIGGPLVTEQLFQTDGVEYDASKFWYLAVPVKETYVLIVHSRTGITKLDDVTGPNAKTLVLAGIPNSAVEQGAYMMREALGANIRVVSGYEGTAPVRLAIDSGEVDGFVNSWQSVKLTNLDDVKDGTWTVLADINDHPTKDLPFPAPTINDIGKTDEMRQLIKLGILYPNQFGKVYVAAPEVPADRAAALQEAFRQTFADKGFLAEAESARLEIDPFFGDDIKKLVLEMLATPDDLRARLKAIIKP, from the coding sequence ATGACACGGCAGCGGTCTATCGCATTGGCGCTCGCGGCCTCCATGCTTGCCCTCGCGAGCTGCAGCCGGTCGCAAACACCCGCCTCGTCGAGCGCACGATCGTCCAATCCGGCGGCTGCCGAGCCGGCGGTTGCCGACTTCTACCGTGGGAAGACCGTTCGCCTGATCGTCGGTTTCTCGCCCGGCGGCGGGTACGACACCTACACGCGGCTGATCGCCCGATACCTCGGCACCTACATTCCGGGAAACCCGAACGTGATCGTCGAAAACCTCCCGGGGGCGGGGAGCATCATCGCGGCCAACCAAACCTACAACTCCCTCCCCAAGGACGGCACAGTAGTCGCCAACATCGGAGGTCCACTCGTTACGGAGCAGCTCTTCCAGACCGACGGGGTCGAGTACGACGCCTCGAAGTTCTGGTACCTGGCGGTCCCGGTCAAAGAGACGTACGTGCTCATCGTGCATAGTCGAACCGGAATAACCAAGCTGGACGACGTGACCGGTCCGAACGCCAAGACTCTCGTCCTCGCAGGCATCCCCAACTCGGCTGTCGAGCAGGGCGCATACATGATGCGCGAAGCCCTGGGGGCCAACATCCGCGTCGTGTCCGGTTACGAGGGCACCGCTCCGGTGCGACTCGCCATCGACAGCGGCGAGGTCGACGGATTCGTGAATTCGTGGCAGTCCGTGAAGCTGACGAATCTCGACGACGTCAAAGACGGAACGTGGACCGTCTTAGCGGACATCAACGATCATCCCACCAAAGATCTCCCGTTCCCCGCGCCGACGATCAACGATATCGGCAAGACGGACGAGATGCGCCAGCTCATCAAGCTGGGCATTCTCTATCCAAATCAATTTGGGAAGGTCTACGTCGCGGCGCCCGAGGTTCCGGCGGATCGCGCCGCCGCGCTGCAGGAGGCATTTCGTCAGACCTTCGCTGACAAGGGCTTTCTGGCCGAGGCGGAAAGCGCGCGACTCGAGATCGACCCCTTCTTCGGCGACGACATCAAGAAGCTCGTCCTCGAGATGCTCGCGACGCCGGACGACCTTCGCGCCAGGCTCAAAGCCATCATCAAGCCATGA
- a CDS encoding hemerythrin domain-containing protein, protein MNASRSNQGPVHQYLAGDHDRLGRLLDDALQPASMDLASYEAFRAGLLRHIGLEEKLVFPVARRTGDAATQAMISRLHQEHALFAAMLVPTPTVEILSQLRDLLVSHNQREEAPGGMYQIAERIAGGEVKALADQLRAGPEARVAAHFDTALVHENIRALMKALQTA, encoded by the coding sequence ATGAACGCCAGCCGTTCGAATCAAGGCCCGGTCCATCAGTACCTAGCCGGAGATCACGACCGCCTCGGACGTCTCCTCGACGACGCCCTGCAACCGGCGAGTATGGATCTGGCTTCCTATGAGGCGTTTCGGGCGGGACTCCTGCGGCACATTGGGCTGGAGGAGAAGCTCGTATTTCCGGTCGCGCGTCGAACCGGAGACGCAGCTACCCAGGCCATGATCTCCCGGCTCCACCAGGAGCACGCCCTGTTCGCCGCGATGCTGGTGCCTACGCCGACTGTGGAGATCCTGTCGCAGCTCCGCGATCTCCTCGTGAGCCACAACCAGCGCGAAGAGGCCCCTGGCGGCATGTACCAGATCGCCGAACGGATCGCGGGAGGGGAGGTGAAGGCGCTCGCCGATCAGCTTCGCGCCGGCCCGGAAGCCCGCGTCGCGGCGCACTTCGACACAGCGTTAGTGCACGAGAACATTCGCGCGCTCATGAAGGCGCTACAGACGGCCTGA
- a CDS encoding peptide ABC transporter substrate-binding protein: protein MANLGGGGGSGTIAQNFRLAVHQQLVTYDDRGDLHPMLALTVPSRDDGSWVVRPDGTMQVTYRLRHDVTWHDGTPLTARDFLLAWTVARDPDLPLFPAVARLITRIDTPDEYTLVTEWSETSPWGNAIVTDELGPLPDHLLGDVYATDKQRFQQLPYWTREFVGVGPFQMESWVPGSHLTLSAYDGFYTGRPKLDEIILRFITNEQTVVASLLAGSVDGALDNKAISFSQAMLVRQEWQRAGHDPLVVIQTTHWRFVGVQFRNPTPREVLDVRVRRALLHAIDRQALVNTVLDGQAPVSDSFIPPDDPRSAWVDDVTARYAYDLRRSRELFTEAGWRVGADGQVVNREGERVALPIWTTAGAQSEQELAIIADSWRSAGLAVDQSVIPEPLMRDTKARASFAAFDITSIPLGEGNTLKRLYGRDCPTEQTRWQGGNRGCYQNEAMDRVVDALLRAIDTDERRELYRQLIRSETEEVAVLPLYFNINVAIFREGVRGVRGDTSPRTSVSWNAADWDVN from the coding sequence ATGGCGAACCTCGGCGGCGGTGGCGGTTCGGGAACCATCGCGCAGAATTTTCGGCTCGCGGTGCACCAGCAGCTCGTAACGTATGACGACCGAGGCGACCTCCACCCGATGCTGGCGTTGACCGTCCCATCCAGAGACGATGGCTCCTGGGTCGTGCGGCCCGACGGCACGATGCAGGTCACCTACCGTCTCCGCCACGACGTGACCTGGCACGACGGAACGCCGCTCACCGCACGGGACTTCCTCCTTGCGTGGACCGTCGCCCGCGACCCGGATCTCCCTCTCTTCCCTGCTGTCGCCCGCTTGATCACCCGCATCGACACGCCCGACGAATACACGCTCGTGACGGAGTGGTCCGAGACGAGTCCGTGGGGCAATGCGATTGTGACCGACGAGCTGGGTCCACTCCCCGATCACCTCCTCGGCGACGTCTATGCCACCGACAAGCAACGCTTTCAGCAGCTTCCGTACTGGACGCGTGAGTTCGTCGGAGTCGGTCCCTTCCAGATGGAGAGCTGGGTGCCCGGAAGCCACCTCACGCTGTCTGCGTACGACGGCTTCTATACGGGCCGCCCGAAGCTCGACGAAATCATCCTGCGCTTCATCACCAACGAGCAGACTGTCGTCGCCAGTCTGCTCGCGGGCTCCGTCGACGGGGCCCTGGACAACAAGGCAATCTCGTTCTCTCAAGCGATGCTGGTACGCCAGGAATGGCAGCGGGCCGGGCACGATCCGCTCGTCGTCATCCAAACCACTCACTGGCGCTTCGTGGGTGTGCAGTTTCGGAATCCCACTCCGCGCGAGGTTCTGGACGTGCGCGTTCGCCGCGCGCTGCTGCATGCTATCGATCGCCAGGCGCTGGTCAATACGGTCCTCGACGGGCAGGCCCCCGTCTCCGACTCGTTCATCCCGCCGGACGATCCTCGATCCGCATGGGTGGATGACGTCACCGCTCGCTACGCGTATGACCTCCGGAGATCTCGGGAGCTGTTCACCGAGGCAGGTTGGCGCGTCGGCGCCGATGGCCAAGTCGTGAACAGGGAAGGTGAGCGGGTCGCGCTCCCCATCTGGACAACGGCCGGCGCACAGAGCGAGCAGGAGCTGGCCATCATTGCCGATTCGTGGAGAAGCGCTGGTCTCGCCGTTGACCAGTCCGTCATCCCCGAGCCCCTCATGCGAGACACGAAGGCCCGCGCCAGCTTCGCGGCCTTCGACATCACGTCCATCCCGCTCGGCGAGGGGAACACCCTCAAGCGGCTGTACGGCCGCGACTGTCCGACCGAGCAGACCCGGTGGCAGGGCGGAAACCGCGGCTGCTATCAAAACGAGGCGATGGACCGCGTGGTCGACGCATTGCTCCGAGCGATCGACACCGACGAGCGCCGGGAGCTGTACCGCCAGCTCATCCGGAGCGAAACCGAGGAGGTCGCCGTGCTTCCGCTGTACTTCAACATCAACGTCGCGATCTTTCGCGAGGGCGTCCGCGGCGTTCGCGGAGATACGAGCCCACGCACCAGCGTGTCCTGGAACGCCGCGGACTGGGACGTCAACTAG
- a CDS encoding VOC family protein has product MEEFLEIDHTVLAVNDLILAERFYCDVLGEIFGYGRIEDRSGLTTDEIIRGKRLREMRGTTGSGNVIAPHSSVRVGETLIPLFLYQEHVQEPPPEQMRGTPRIALTVSTDELERAIDVLSRCDIPFEGPVEHPAPCPVAQSIYLKDPSSNFIELACPRE; this is encoded by the coding sequence ATGGAAGAATTCCTGGAGATCGATCACACCGTGCTGGCCGTCAACGATCTGATCCTCGCCGAACGGTTCTACTGCGACGTCCTCGGCGAGATCTTCGGTTATGGGAGAATTGAAGATCGAAGCGGACTCACGACGGACGAGATCATTCGCGGCAAGCGGCTGCGCGAAATGCGCGGGACGACCGGTTCGGGGAACGTCATAGCGCCGCATAGCAGCGTCCGCGTCGGCGAAACGCTGATACCGTTGTTTCTGTATCAGGAGCATGTGCAGGAGCCCCCGCCGGAACAGATGCGAGGCACTCCCCGGATCGCGCTCACCGTATCGACCGATGAACTGGAACGGGCGATCGACGTGCTGTCGCGATGCGACATACCCTTTGAAGGACCGGTGGAGCACCCGGCGCCGTGTCCGGTCGCCCAGTCAATTTATCTCAAAGATCCGTCGAGCAACTTCATCGAGCTGGCCTGCCCGCGGGAATAG